The Nocardia vinacea genome contains the following window.
CATAGCTGCGAGGGGGCCGGCAGAGGTCAAGCTGCTGACGGCGCGCGGACGCGATTCCGCCAATGAGGACCTCGAGTGGGCTTTGCGCGCCGCACGGCATCTGCCAGAAGTGGAACACACGATTCTCCCGGATTCCGATTTACCTCTTACCTATTCCGGGCTGGAGGATGGGCCGACCTGGTTGAACGAGCCGTCACCGCTGATCGTCGGCAGAAGTCGCGTCGGTGCGCTCGCAAAACTGGCGTCGACTTTCGGTTCGAGTGTGCATCTGACCGGTCATGGGGGCGACCACGTCTTCACCGGTTTGCCTACGCGCTATCGCGATCTCCTGTGGCAACGTCCTTTCACCGCCTGGCGCGGGTTGCGGGGCTTTGCGGCCCTTGGCGGATGGCGATTGCGAGACCTGTTGTACGACGCTGTCGAGCCCACCGGTTTCCACTCGTGGTGGAAGAAGAACACCAGGCCGGTCGTGGGCGTGCCAGAAAGGCGTAAACCGATGTTGGGCTGGGCAATTACTCCATCCATGCCCATATGGGCGACGGAAACCGCTGAAAAGGCAATCAGCGAAGGCATCCTCTGGATGGCATCCACTAGGGAACCACTGGCACCCGAGCGTGGATATCATGTTGAACTGGAGACCATAATCGAGGGCGCCAGAACGGTGGCCGTATTGAACAGGATGTCGTTGGCAGCGGGCGGACCACCTTTGGCGGCACCCTACTTCGACGACAGAGTGATTTCCGCTTCCTTGTCGGTAGCCGTTCAGCACCGAGTCAGCGCGTGGACATACAAGCCCCTGCTCAGAGCATCGGTACGCGGAATCGTTCCTGATGTGGTTTTGCAACGGCAGACGAAGGACGACGGCTCGCATGATGTCGAGCTCGGATTGCGAAAGCATCGCGACGAACTCGTAGCACTATGGGAAGGGTCGCGGCTCGGCGATATCGGCCTCATAGACTCGCAGAAACTGAAGCAGTTGTGCGCGAATCCCAGCTCGTTCGAGTTGGAAGAGGGAACGATGTATACAACGATTGCCTGCGAGCTCTGGCTGCGAGACCTGGAGCGAAGTTTCGTCGAACCGCAGAATGGTAGTACTGGGAAAAGATAAGGGACAGAAGGAACATGGATTCCGCTACACCGAGACCCGGCTTGTCTTTTGTAAGAACAGAGTATGGGGGTGTGATTCTCGATATGCAGCGAGGCGACTATTGGCGGCTGAATCCGGTAGGAGCGGAAGTGTTCGCATCGCTTGTCGTCGACAGCGGCGCCGACCTCGTTGCGGCAGTCCTCGATCAGTTCGATGTCGATGCAGCTACAGCACAGCGTGACGTGAAAGAACTCCTGGACCACCTTCGAGATGTTGGATTGGTGCTCGCGTGAGTCATCACATGGCCCTCGGGACCGGACTCGAGGCGGACGGGCGCAGGGGTGAACGGTTTTCCGCACGGTGGGCTGTTCGAGCCGCGAGGGTCGTTGTC
Protein-coding sequences here:
- a CDS encoding asparagine synthase-related protein encodes the protein MTGDARTGFVVLPDSEAGVGIARRLLPWGKILAEHPSERPMVVGDCRDRPVIYKVGHAARVVILGHALIDEDAVHEYAISIDSAARWRALLDTIDGSFHSIVNVNGDIYVNGSTYGSRSLYRARVDGIDIAADTVHALTHLVGGRLDVGALAAHLLEPIPHHLAQRPLLAGIDPVPPGVEMVLTPRGTSRSIRGKTETTVVRDLDEGAHEVRNRLVGAVSARTAAGGTVTSELSGGYDSTSISFIAARGPAEVKLLTARGRDSANEDLEWALRAARHLPEVEHTILPDSDLPLTYSGLEDGPTWLNEPSPLIVGRSRVGALAKLASTFGSSVHLTGHGGDHVFTGLPTRYRDLLWQRPFTAWRGLRGFAALGGWRLRDLLYDAVEPTGFHSWWKKNTRPVVGVPERRKPMLGWAITPSMPIWATETAEKAISEGILWMASTREPLAPERGYHVELETIIEGARTVAVLNRMSLAAGGPPLAAPYFDDRVISASLSVAVQHRVSAWTYKPLLRASVRGIVPDVVLQRQTKDDGSHDVELGLRKHRDELVALWEGSRLGDIGLIDSQKLKQLCANPSSFELEEGTMYTTIACELWLRDLERSFVEPQNGSTGKR
- a CDS encoding lasso peptide biosynthesis PqqD family chaperone; protein product: MDSATPRPGLSFVRTEYGGVILDMQRGDYWRLNPVGAEVFASLVVDSGADLVAAVLDQFDVDAATAQRDVKELLDHLRDVGLVLA